GTTGCAACATGTACTGAGCACTTTCATACCTCTGTTTAGCAGCTGTATAATGCTGAACTACATCCCCAACCTGTTGTTTATTGAAGAGACTCAAAACAGGTTTAAGCCTCTTTAACTTCTGCAAAACTTGTTGTAACCCATAACCACCAGCTGGTTTAGACCAGCTTTCAAGAACAGTTCTATGAAACTCCTCATGGTTAATCCAGAAATTATAAAATCTAAAAGGCCTTATCCTAAACTCCTTAAATTGAACAGTCTTGATAATATAGTAACAATGGTCAGAAATTGTATCCCAATATATACAAGCTTCAGAAGCTGGAAATAAATCTGACCACTACTCATTGACAAAAACTCTATCCAGCTTAGAGTAAATTCTGGGATCAGCTTGCTGTTTGTTAGACCAAGTGTAAAAAGAACCATTAGAATGCAATTCAGACAGCAAAACTTTAGCTCTCCACAGACAAATATCCCCCATTCCATTTTAGTAACAACTCGACCCCCTATACGATCATCATAATCGAAGATAGCATTAAAGTCCCCAACAACCAGCCAAGGTTCAACTGAAGCCTGAGGACATGTTAGATGAGACCAAAGCTCCTTTCTCTCCTCCAACGAATTTCTACCATAAACAAATGACACAAAAGTGTGATGAATAGTTCCCTTAATCCTCACTTCACAATGAACAAGCTGGTCCATATCCTGAATTATATTAACTTGAACAATGCCATCCCTCCAAACTAAGAGAATCCTGCCTTCTACCAACTCACTGCTATACCAATGCCAGCCCACGAACACAGTCTTCATCATCtcctcaatttttttgtttttcaactTAGTTTCAAGAAAACCACCCAAACCAATTTTATTAACATTACAAAAATCTAATAGGGATCTTTGCTTACTCCTATTATTTAGACCCCTTATGTTCCAACAAAGCAATTTACACCCCTCCATTAGATATCTGAAGATCTTGTAAACTCCTCTTTGTAACCACTTCCTTGCTCTCCTGCAAAATACTAAATTTATTAACCCTCACTGTCAAGCTTTCAGCAGTTTTTTGCTTGACCCCTCCCACTTTCTTTGGGGTAGACCAAGATTTTTCCTGCCCTATCGACGAGCTACTGGTATCCTGAACTAAGACTTTTCCTGCCTTCGGCGCTCGAGATACAGCCAACTGATCACACATGACTTGCTGTTGAACCTCCTTTTCTGCTAGATGAGGGCCCTTTGACCTATCCTCAAGAATTGGTTCACTCAATACTGTAGAGACTCCAGGATCCCCTTTTACAGAATTGGGGGCTATTTGCTTCGGCTTCCAGTGCACCTCCTGAGTAAATTTACAATTAGAAGCTACATGACCCAAATTCTTACAACAAGAACAACGGGTATGTAACCATTCAAACTCTATAGCTTGTTCCATCAATTGACCCctctcatttataaaatttatacaATGAGGAATACGATCAGAAATTTCAACATCTACAAGAACTCTGGCAAATTTCACCATTGATTTATCCTTGGTTACCTTATCCATCATCATAGGCTTACCTGTAGTGCTAACAAGAGCACTCAGAGTTTTAAGACCCCAATACTGGAGACCCAAATCTGGCAGCTGAACCCAGACCAGAACAGATTTCACCATCCTCAGTTTATCCAATTCAGTCGACCAAGGCCTCAACAACATAGGTTTTCTATCAAAATGAACCACACCAGCTTCCAACACCATGTCTCTAGTGGCTTCATCCCTAAATTTGACAAGAGTATATCCCCCATTCATACGAGCAATTCTCTCAATACCCAGTTTACCCCAAATGCCTTTTATGAAACCTTCAAACACAGATAAGGGAGGATTGGCACCCAAAACTACACAAACCATAGTAGATTTCCAGAAAGAGGCTTCCACTTCTATCTCTGCCTTATCGACGTGAGCAATCAATTGACCTTCACGAAGCATTGGTTCCTCATAATTGAGTCGAACACCTCCCTGAGCAGCAAAGAAGTCTTGAAATTTTGACCATTTATCTTTAGCCAATTCCTGAAAATCTTGTTCTTCCGCTTCCTTCGCCCAAGACCTGGAATCAGAACTAATTCCAGATTTGGCCTGATCGCACTTAGCCAGAGAATGCTCCTCCCCAACCTCCTAGAAAACATCCACCGTATCTGCAAAGATCTCCTCCAGTGGTTCCCCGTTCACCTCATCTTCAACCTCCACTCTTTCTAGATTATTCTTACCAGCACTATTCACGATCGGAGATGCTTTAGATCCAGGCTTCATCTTCTTTGTTGTTtcaaaacttatttttttttgtcagatctgctttttttttttattacaaatCTTTCTAAGTAAGTGGTCACAATCTGATTTTGTTTTTAGATCTGAGTTTTTTGTGGacatagttgtaaccagttacctcatTCAATCTCCTTCTTCTAGTTTTAATGTTATTCTTTTTTTCTATTTGTTATCCTTCTTCATtttcacacttgattttgtattttaaatttgattttgcacttcgatttgattttttttcttccagtcctaactgtaaccagttaccattactatttgttcatgtgtttttttttttttttcagatttgaattttttttcaaggcctgtttaagtaaccaggtaccatggaaactaattctttttattcatatatgattttttaaGGCTTAGTTGTAACCAGTTAAGATAACGATCTGATTTTATTTTCACACTTGATTAAGATTAAGTAACCAAGTACTATGGcagctgttttttttttaagatatgATTTGTTTTTCAAACCTAGTtataaccagttacgattatgatcagTTTAGATATTTTGTTTGGATcctatttttttttcagatctaagtTTCTTTTTCCAAcctagttgtaactagttacattCACATatgatcaatttagtttatttttttaacatacgttttttccaaatctcactaagtaaccagttacaattcagttgatattttgataatggtacattactaaaCAAATCAAAATTATGTTTATAGTTGTGACTAGTTACCACTACgccacttaaaaaataaaactgattttgatagtggtaaccagttaccacacatCGCTAAAAAATTGACAGTGGCATATGATTACTAccacataaaaaaaatcaaaattgttttaaTAGTGGTAATTGGTTACTGCAGAGAAAatgttgaagaagaagaaagaagaaataagaaataagaaataaaagCATGGTGAAGAAGGTCTcgtttattttctttcaaaaaatcaTGTAAGAAAaacttttataaaatatgaatgacaaaaaaaatattacaaatagattaaaattataaaaataacctcaaaacatattaaaactagatactaaaactttataaaaataaaatattacaaacatatAGGAACAAAACtcccataaaaatataaaaaaaaatgtcataaaaaacttaagaaaaaaaactatcatatttttcaaagatttaaaaaatatttggtgtaatttcctCATTGTAATATAGTATCTATATTTGTACCCAATTTAAAATTGCCCTTTTTAAAAAAACCCATTATGAGGCCCAATCCACTCAAATTGGAGCCCAACCCATGTGAACACATGGAAGcccatttatttcttttatcttTTAACATTAATTAAAAAgacaataatattaataataagggTGTTATAAAGTAATGTAATCTAGAGAATGAAATAGGAgaagatctttcatctcaaactCTTTCTTTAAATATTCTACAACTTCTAAAAGTTTTTCAAGAGTTCCAATAATATTCAAGTCATCAACATAAACAACAATGATAACAAGCTTAGAACTTGAACTTTTTTATAAAAACACTTGGGAAAATAAGATCATTTGTATATCCTTCCTTTATTAAATATTCACTAAGCCGATTGTACCACATGCATCCTGATTGTTTTAGTCCATACAATGATCTTTGTAATTTAATTGAGCACATTTCTCGATGGCTTGAATTATATGCATCTTAAATCCTTCAGCGATTTTAATGTAAATATCACTATCTAGTGATCCATACAAATAAGTTGTGACTACATCTATTAAACGCATATCGAGTTTTTCACTTACAGCCAGGCTAACCAAATATCTTAATGTTATTGCATCCACCACAAGAGAATATGTCTCTTCATAATCAATACCTGGTCTTTGAGAAAATCCTTGTGCAACAAGTCTTGCTTTGTATCTTACaacttcatttttctcatttctttttcgTACAAATACCCATTTGTATCCAACAGGTTTCACACCTTCAGGTGTTTGGACTATAGGTCCAAATACTTTGCGTTTAGCAAGTGAATTTAATTATGCTTGAATTTATTCTTTCCAATTTGGCCAATCTTTTATATTTTGACATTCCTTGACAAATTTAGGTTCTAGATCCTCGTTTTCGTTTACAATTTCTAGTGCTACACTATAAGCAAAAACATTGTCGACAACTACTTCGAGTCGGTCCCATTCGTTCCCTGTGCTAACATAATTTATTGAGATATCATTATTTCTAATATTTCCAGGCACCTGAATCTCTTCAAGAGATTTGTTTATgtcaacatcttcctcaaaattaTCAACCTCTTCATTAGGATCATCTTGATTATTTGCTCATTTTCTTTTTCGaggatttttatctttggaaccGACTGGTCTACCACGTTTCAAGCGTGCTTTAGTCTCATTAGAAAATTGTCCTGCTGGGACTTCAATTCGAGCTGGAGCATTTTCAGCTGAAATATgggattttgtaattttctttggTTCAGTGAATGCATCTGGTAATTGATTTGGAATATTTTGCTAATGACTTATTCTTTGAATTTCAAGTTCACATTGATTTGTACGAGGATCAAATTGAGATAATGATTGTGCATTTTATGTAATTTGTTTTTCCAGCTGTTTCTTTTCCCCTCCCCCTAAAGTTGGGAAACTTGTCTCATCAAAATGACAATCGACAAAACGTGCCGTAAATAGATCTCTAGTTGTGTGTTCAAGATATTTAATGAAAGATGGAGGTTCATACCCAACATATATTCCCAGCCTCCTTTGAGGACCCATCTTTGTTCGTTGTGGTGGAGCAATCGGAACATATACTGTACAACCAAAGATTCTTAGATGGAAAATATTTGACTCCTGACCAAAAGCCAATTATAATGAGGATAATTTGTGATATGATGTTGGCCTAATGCGTACAAGTGCTGCAGCATGTAAAATAGCATGTCCCCAAGTTGAAATTGGGAGTTTTGTTCTCACAAGTAATGGCCTTGCGATTAATTGGAGGCGTTTAATGAATAATTTTGCTAGACCATTTTGTGTATGTACATGAGCAACAAGATGTTCGAATTTTATTCATATTGACATAAAATAATCATTGAAAGCTTGTGTTGTAAATTCACCAGCATTATCAAGATGAACTGTCTTGATTGCATAGTCTGGAAATTGTGCTCATAATCGAATTATTTGAGCAAGCAATCTTGCAAATGCTACATTACGAGTAGATAATAAACAAACATGTGACCATCTAGTTGATGCATCTAACAATACCATAAAATATCTAAATGGTCCACATGGTAGGCTTATAGGCCCACATATGTCACCCTGAATTCGTTCAAGAAATCTAGAGGATTCAATTCCAACTTTTACTAGTGATGGCTTAATGACTAACTTTCCTTGAGAACAAGGAGCACAAGAGAACTCATTGGATAATAGAATCTTCTGGTTCTTCAATGGATGACCACGAGTTCTCTATAATTCTACGCATCATGATTGAACCGGGATGGCCTAACCGGTCATGCCAAACAATAAATGAATTTTTCAGGTTTGTGAACTTCTCGTTCACTATAACATGAGTTTCTATTGTACTTATACGTGTAATGTACAAACCTGAAGACAAAGTATGCAATTTTTTGTAATAAACACTTTTTTCTTGAAGCAACATATGTAATGCAAATATACTCAATATTATTTCCATCTATTGTCTCAATATGATATCCGTTACGACGTATATCTTTAAAACTTAACAGATTCCTTTTTGATTTGGTGGATAATAAAGCATCTTCTATAATAATTTTTGTTCCTTTAGGCATCAATATAATGGCTCTTTCGGAACCTTCAATTAAACTTGCAGTGCCTGATATTTTATTAACATTTGCCTCCATTCTTgttaaatttgaaaaatatttatcacttctaagtattttaTGAGTGGTTGCACTATCCGCCAAACATATATCTTCACCATTATTTGTGGAATCATGTATAAGATGACAAATGTCCATTTCTTCATTAACCAACAAAAAacaaatgataagtttaaaataaaaatacttaaacaaaaaaaagttCATTACATAAACAtcccaaataaaataaaacaccttAAAGTAAATAAATGAAAAGAATATGACAAAGGAAAATGACTCTAATTGTAGGCATTCTCATCTCCATTATAGATATTCATGTTGCTATCAATGGGatcttcattaaaaaaaaatatgcaacATCCCAGTGTGTAATATTAAAGGGCTCTTTGAAAAGATCATAATCTTGATAGGCAAAGTTTGCTTCTATacttttctccttctccttcacaGATGCTTGATAAATATCAACAAGGTGTTTTACCGTACGACAGGTATGTGACTAGTGTCCTTTCATACCACATCTGAAAcataaattttcataatttttacgATTATTATTTTGAGGACCTTTTCCCTTGTTCTCAGTAGGTTGCTTTTCATTGGAGTATAAGAGTTGTTATTCTGACCATTACATGCCAAACATTGTTTTGACCGCGACTTTGATTATAGCCACGACCACATCCACGACTTTGATTATGGCCACGACCACGACCACAACTATTATTGTAAGATATTGTAGCATTCGCTTCAGGTAGTGGGGTAGACCCAGCTGGGCTAGATTCATGATTTTTCATCAAAAGTTCATTATTTTGTTCTGTTACCAGAAGACATGAAATCAattctaaatattttttaaaatttcgtTCTCTATATTGTTGCTCTAGGAGCACATTTGAGACATGAAAAGTAGCATATGTTTTTTCTAACATTTCATAGTCAGTAACTTTTTCTCCACACAAAAGTAACTTATAAGTGATATTAAACATTGCAGAGTTATAATCACTTACTGATTTGAAATCTTGCAACCTCAGGTGCAACCATTCATTCTTAGCATTTGGCAGTATGACAGTTTTTTGATGGTCATATCTTTCTTTCAAATTTTTCCAAAGAGTAAGATGATCTTTTATCGTTAAATATTCAGACTTTAACCCCTCATGGAGATGATGGCGGAGGAAAATCATAGTTTTGaccttattttgttttgtttcatatatgtatataataaccGATGCTTGAAATAATTTCAATCACGtaaatatatgtgtgtgtgtgtgttcatATATATTTTCAGAATAACGTGACATTGAAACAATTTATATCCACGTATATTTTTTATGGAGAAAGTACCCAAAGTTGTTAAGATATAGAATTTATATCCAAaactttttttttgctaaaaaatgcTCAAAGTTGATAAAATGCTGGGCCTTTACTACCAAATAGTTAAACAATTAATACAAATAtattttaagttataaaaattAGCGAAAATACCACTTTGGCCCTTGTATTTTTCTTGAATACTCGATCGatccctatgttttgttaaatgataattcagatGCTGTGTTTTGCAAAACGGATCAAAATGATATCCTGAGACTGATTTTAGTCAATAATTTTTTCAATATGGCCCAAATTCATGTTCCATCTTCTAATTAATTTGCAGTTACTATAGCAATTCCCGCTTCTGCATCCTTTCTATGAGGCATCTGTGAATACTATCCACTTCATTGCAGTTTAATtctgagtaatgatatgtgcaccaaaaCATCACCAACTGATCATGTGGCAGTATCATTAAACCGATCACATTTATTTCAGGCGGGACCCTCTATTTTAAAAAAACAGTGGCACATGAGTTGGTGTAATGTTTTGGTGTATAATTTTAGTGCCCATATCATTATTCTGATTCTTTTGGCCATTCGCTATTTGTACCGTAAATAATATACATGACTTACCTGATACAATTTGAAAATGTTGAAAAATTAACTTTTGGGActcaatcaataaaaaaatagaattttgggACTTAATTATGACAAAGTGTACAAAAAGGTATGGTAGACTTATTTACTGTAAATGCCtaacattttttttatgtttcacTTTTATATATCTACCtttttcaaaaacaacaaaactACCAAAAGTtactaataatatatatatatattttagactatgtattttgtctcattatctgtttggactctatattttgataaattaatttttagaccctatattttataaaattgttcaaatagacccataaacccaattttgatgaagaaaaaattaaatataactaCACAGTTGTTAgacaaaatgattttttttaattattcgttttgtgaattatttttaattttagctcagaaaactttgatcaaaattgagtttagaattctatttgaatcattttataaaacatagggtcaaaaaaatcatttatcaaaatacaaggtccaaataagtaattggacaaaacacaaattccaaaaaaatataaaccattAATACTATTGTAACATGCCTACGTACGTCTGCATCTTCTTAATTTGTCTAATAATtcataattgtttttttttctaaattaactTTTAAAAGTAGGAAaaacaatattaattaataaaactaagaGAAAtcctttttaataaaaataaagctaaaagtaaaattaaattaaatttaatattattactgtatatttGTTTGTATTTTATTCCTTGATATACAGTAACAGAACTACATAATAAGCCTTATAACATCAAACATACCAAAGTGTCATACTGAAGCAAAGCTCCATGCCTGGGAGGAAAGAATTAAAGACAACAACAATCCCAAATCCCAAACGAaacaaaaaagaaattaatatatttaaagaagaaaataggtactcaagaaagaaaagaaagcaaACTGAATTATTTCTCAATACTATACTAATTTCTCTACTCGATtcccaacctcttcctcaaaCTGATGAGAAACTCGTACACTTTTTTCTCATCAACGATAGCTTTGGCGACGCTCTCCCTCTGCAGGCATCTATTGGCCCATGCAATGAGCTTGGGGCACTCGGCCTCGATGCTGAAGTTTCCAAAAATCTCATATGCATAAAACCGGCTGTAGAATCCCATTAGGGTAACATCGACAAATCCAAACCTCTCTCCCCCAAAGTATGTCTTCTCTCCAAGCTCTCCTTCTAACGTCTTAAACGTTTCAAAGAAATCCTTTTTCCCTGCCTCTCTCTCTTCTCCATTTGTGCTCCATATCTTCTCACCAACGTCATACACCTGAAGTTTTAGTCTATTACCATATCAGAATAAATTTATTTTGATTATTTGCTTAATTGCAACTTGTCAATATggcatataataatataaccttCAATTAATCTTATCATTACCTAGATTAATTACGTACGTACGTACCTTTTTGTCAATGAAGTCAGCCCAGAACCTTGCTTGGGCTCTCTGGTAAGGATCGGATGGTAGCAAAGGAGCTTTGTCAGGCCAAACCTCGTCGATGTACTGCAAAATAATAAGAGACTCACAGATCGGTTTTCCGTTATGGATGAGAACAGGGATCTTCTTATGAATCGGGTTCATTTGAAGAAGCAAGGGACCCTTGTCAAACAGATCTTGTTCTTTATACTCGTACTTGATACCCTTTTCATCTAGAGCTATTCTGACCCTCATGCCGAACATGCTGACCCAGAAATCCAGCAGAACCACCTCTTGCTCAGCCATAGattcgttttttttttcaaacacctAGCTGGTACTGTGAAAAGCAATGAAAAGATAACTATGAGAAATAATTTGACTGTGATAGAGAGCAAGAAAGAGAAAAAATCACCACTTCTACTTATAAGAtaagattaattattattataagatCTCGGAGGTAGTGGAGATATGTATTATTAAAGTCTATTCTCCTATTAATCTTGAGCCAAATTTCTCGAGTTTTCAGAAATAATAATGTTGAATGAcactttcttttgttttatttggCGGATTCAGTAACAAGTCATTGCTCACGTTTTGGGTCTTTGTAGCTTTAACAATCAAGAAAGCTAGTTTGAAAATCGTACATGACCGAGCCTTGGGCCGTAGCACATTTATAATATCCATAACTTTAGTGATCAAAAGTTAAATTTTGATCTTTATTGAAAAATAAtctttataaattattatttaatttatattaaataatattataattataagtGAAAATAAtagaataactcctataattatatataaaaatattagtgataaaatcatgatcatttatcattatacatgGAACAATAATATTCAGACACTTATGTagtcaccaaatagttaaatttaataagtcataaacacccaaaataatacttataCTGCAAGAAACGGGACTTTTGTCGGCGCGTTTCGAAATTGCGTCGGTAAAAGTTTCTTTTGCCGGTGCGTTTCACGAATTGCGTCAGTAAAAAACTTCACTATCATCGGCAGCAATTTGCGCCAACAAAAGTTTCTAATTGCGCTGACAAAAGTTTGCACACTTTTTACGACCTACTTTTTGCCGATGCACTAGGCATTATTACGCTGGCAAAAGTGAATTTTATACAAACCTTCATTTGACGGTGGTATTTTTGCTAGCGCATTATGATGTTGTGCCGACAAAAGTCATAAACGCATCAGTAAAAGATAAAATTGCGCCTCTAAAAGTATTAAGAAATTTAAATACacaattcttttttatttttataagtgattatagttttatatagtatcattcattaattaataattatttaacatCTAATCAAGGGTATAAAGTTGTTAGATTGATCTAAGATAGCCAATAATACTGATTAACTTTGTAATTATGAACTAAGATTATTGTGATCATTGTCGATTATGTTTATCTAACCataaaattatcatttatttttaaaaattgctgtCACAGGTCTAATAAACTGTTGTATTACacataattttatgaatatatacaatCTTGTTCTTACTCAACATTATTAGTGTTGCCGATCATATGATCGAATATTGTTCTTTtgttaatatatgtatatatatatatgtacgtttCATCATTGATAATTTCTTGAAACgttaaataattattcattttttgAGGAACAAATAAATATGCGATCATACCATTGATCTTTTATTATCATTAAGAAGAATTAATACTAATTTTATTGAATGTGTAAATAGATAAACTCTTGTGATATATATAGGGTATGTTGTATGTAATCAAATTTCATCAATTTTTAGatatatttagtattttttttttattaattatgaatATTATATATAGTTCGATTAAACCCTAAGTATTAAATTATTCGAAATGTTAAGCAGCACTGCTAGTTAACATAGTTTGTTGGTAGTGCCTGTTTCGATTTCGTTCAATATAACACCTGAAAAATACGTTAAGCATATcaattttaagatatatttagtatatattattaattatggaCATTATAAATAGTTCGTTTAAACTGTAAGTGTTAAAATATTGAAAATGTTAAGCAGTATTGATAATTAACCTAGTTTGTTGGTAGTGCATGACTGTTTCCATCTCTTTCGATATAACACCCGAAATTAGTATAACGTTAAACATTtgaactattattttattttttagacaATAAAATATTTCAATTGTTGTGTGTAGataattgaaataattttattaattaaacgagaaaaagaaaaaaaaattgccaGCGCAAAaccacttttgccggcgcaatatTGCGTTGGTGAAAGTACTTTTATTGGCACATTTGACGAAATGTGCGGCAAAAGTAAAGCCGGAAAATTCCCGCCTTCGTATTTTAAAACGCACATGGTAGGTGAAAACTTTTGCCGGCgtgtttcgttgcgccggcaaaagtccacTTAAATGAGATGACACTGTTTTGTATTAGGGCAACATGGATGAATTTTGCCGGCACAATTTTTGACTTTTGCTGGTGCAACGAAACGCACCGGCAAAATTTTAAGGATATTTCACCAGTTGCCCCCTCCCTTCTTCCCCATTCTGCTAAcactttttttctctctctctctcttcaccACCCTCCACCACCCCGACACCCCACCCCACGAACCCAACCCGCGCCTCACCACATACTCAACCCGCTCGCCTCACCTCCGTCCAGACCCACGAACGCGTCACGGCTCACCACGAGCCCAGCCTCACTGTTGCAGATTTTATAGCTATGCAAGTATACATAATCACAATTGTAATAAATCTCGATAAGAACGAGTATCGTCCCACGAAgtctgatttatcaattaccaaat
This genomic interval from Humulus lupulus chromosome 8, drHumLupu1.1, whole genome shotgun sequence contains the following:
- the LOC133797607 gene encoding probable glutathione S-transferase, which gives rise to MAEQEVVLLDFWVSMFGMRVRIALDEKGIKYEYKEQDLFDKGPLLLQMNPIHKKIPVLIHNGKPICESLIILQYIDEVWPDKAPLLPSDPYQRAQARFWADFIDKKVYDVGEKIWSTNGEEREAGKKDFFETFKTLEGELGEKTYFGGERFGFVDVTLMGFYSRFYAYEIFGNFSIEAECPKLIAWANRCLQRESVAKAIVDEKKVYEFLISLRKRLGIE